Proteins from one bacterium genomic window:
- the rpmA gene encoding 50S ribosomal protein L27: MAHKKGVGSSRLGRDSQGQRLGVKRADGQAVRAGNIIVRQRGTAFRPGVNVMRGKDDTLFATADGVVKFMKRAFISFSGRKHTRNVVAVLGAHAPASEGAFGVKGELGKQ; encoded by the coding sequence ATGGCACATAAGAAAGGAGTTGGTTCCTCCCGACTCGGCCGCGACTCGCAAGGGCAACGGCTGGGTGTCAAACGCGCCGACGGGCAGGCCGTGCGAGCGGGGAACATCATCGTCCGCCAGCGCGGGACGGCGTTCCGCCCGGGCGTAAACGTCATGCGCGGCAAGGACGACACGCTGTTCGCGACCGCAGACGGCGTTGTGAAGTTCATGAAGCGCGCGTTCATCAGCTTCAGCGGCAGGAAGCACACGCGCAACGTGGTCGCGGTTCTTGGCGCTCACGCGCCAGCTTCGGAGGGAGCATTCGGAGTAAAGGGAGAACTAGGAAAACAATGA